A section of the Deltaproteobacteria bacterium genome encodes:
- a CDS encoding pirin family protein, producing the protein MKSPVLETAPLGFPWITIDPFLFCVHHDDAYPRGNVELGPNASLAGRDIGQDFAGKDGWRMYHGDVVPGFPQHPHRGFETVTIARRGYIDHSDSLGATARFGPGDAQWLTAGGGIVHSEMFPLLKEDAPNPLELFQIWLNLPAEDKLVAPHFSMLWRKEIPRLNSGGAEVHVYAGQLADQRAPRPPPHSWASRADTDVAIWSIRLPAGTRWTLPSTANPKSVRTLYFFKGASVKLGEHVQREHAALVVEGQASLPLEAGSDEVELLMLQGVPIGQPVAQHGPFVMNSPAEVQRAFMDYQRTRFGGWPWKRDDPVHARDAGRFAKHADGRVERVED; encoded by the coding sequence ATGAAATCGCCCGTCCTCGAGACCGCGCCGCTCGGCTTTCCGTGGATCACCATCGATCCGTTCCTGTTCTGCGTGCACCACGATGACGCGTACCCGCGCGGAAACGTCGAGCTGGGGCCGAACGCGTCGCTCGCGGGCCGCGACATTGGCCAGGACTTCGCCGGCAAGGACGGCTGGCGCATGTACCACGGCGACGTGGTGCCGGGCTTTCCGCAGCACCCGCACCGCGGCTTCGAGACCGTGACCATCGCGCGGCGCGGCTACATCGACCACTCCGATTCGCTCGGCGCCACGGCGCGCTTCGGCCCGGGCGACGCGCAGTGGCTCACGGCCGGTGGCGGCATCGTGCACTCGGAGATGTTCCCGCTGCTGAAAGAGGACGCGCCCAATCCGCTCGAGCTCTTTCAGATCTGGTTGAACCTGCCCGCCGAGGACAAGCTGGTGGCGCCGCACTTCTCGATGTTGTGGCGCAAGGAGATCCCGCGCCTGAACTCGGGTGGCGCGGAGGTTCATGTCTATGCCGGCCAGCTCGCGGACCAGCGCGCGCCCAGGCCGCCGCCGCACTCCTGGGCCTCGCGCGCCGACACCGACGTGGCCATCTGGAGCATCCGACTTCCCGCCGGAACGAGGTGGACGCTGCCTTCCACCGCGAATCCCAAGTCGGTGCGCACGCTCTACTTCTTCAAGGGCGCGTCGGTGAAGCTGGGCGAGCACGTGCAGCGCGAGCACGCGGCGCTCGTCGTCGAGGGCCAGGCGTCGCTCCCGCTCGAGGCCGGGAGCGACGAGGTGGAGCTGCTGATGCTGCAGGGCGTGCCCATCGGGCAGCCGGTGGCGCAGCACGGGCCGTTCGTGATGAACAGCCCGGCCGAGGTGCAGCGCGCTTTCATGGACTACCAGCGCACGCGCTTCGGCGGCTGGCCGTGGAAGCGCGACGACCCGGTCCACGCGCGCGACGCCGGCCGGTTCGCCAAGCACGCCGACGGACGCGTGGAGCGCGTCGAGGATTGA
- a CDS encoding ferritin-like domain-containing protein, translating into MKSLRKKLRIWALATVPAAGLCAGCGKQTCAPIPPHTCLDRITYCTNSVVSSQQLSATGSLDIDTCKQLCFEGTVYFCESDARSDGNFDLTCFYDNTPGVGCLGTGRRPRGLVTPRRARARCEVGALLARVAHLEAASVPAFARLAEELTRFGAPKGLVERAQAARRDEIRHAAQMGRLARGHGASLAGVRVRQPARRSLEAFALENAVEGCVHETWGAMVAQVQAIRSPDSGVRSAMRRIATDEARHAELAWDVARWVESRLDPRARSRVRRAQRRAVDALDASLTSSTRAERALGLPDLPQARALHAKLRAELWSAA; encoded by the coding sequence ATGAAGAGCCTTCGCAAGAAGCTTCGAATCTGGGCGCTGGCGACGGTCCCTGCAGCCGGGCTCTGCGCGGGCTGCGGCAAGCAAACGTGTGCACCCATTCCTCCGCACACCTGTCTCGACCGCATCACCTATTGCACAAACAGCGTGGTGTCCTCGCAGCAGCTGAGCGCGACAGGCAGCCTCGACATCGACACTTGCAAGCAGCTCTGCTTCGAGGGCACCGTCTATTTCTGCGAGTCCGATGCGCGCTCCGACGGCAACTTCGACCTCACCTGCTTCTATGACAACACCCCCGGGGTCGGATGCCTCGGCACAGGCCGGAGGCCGCGCGGACTGGTGACGCCCAGGCGCGCCCGTGCGCGTTGTGAGGTGGGCGCCCTGCTCGCCCGCGTGGCGCACCTCGAGGCCGCGTCGGTGCCCGCGTTCGCGCGGCTTGCCGAGGAGCTCACCCGCTTTGGCGCACCGAAGGGACTCGTCGAGCGCGCGCAGGCGGCGCGTCGCGATGAGATTCGGCACGCCGCGCAGATGGGTCGGCTCGCGCGGGGTCACGGTGCTTCGTTGGCGGGCGTGCGCGTGCGCCAGCCGGCGCGCCGCAGCCTCGAGGCCTTCGCGCTCGAGAACGCAGTGGAGGGCTGTGTGCACGAGACCTGGGGCGCGATGGTCGCGCAGGTGCAGGCGATTCGAAGCCCAGATTCGGGCGTGCGCAGCGCCATGCGGCGGATCGCCACCGACGAAGCGCGCCACGCGGAGCTCGCCTGGGACGTCGCGCGCTGGGTGGAATCGCGGCTCGATCCGCGCGCGCGATCTCGCGTGCGACGCGCGCAACGGCGCGCGGTGGACGCCCTCGACGCGTCGCTCACGTCGTCGACGCGAGCCGAGCGCGCGCTGGGCCTGCCCGACCTGCCGCAGGCCCGCGCGCTCCACGCGAAGCTTCGCGCGGAGCTCTGGTCCGCGGCCTGA
- a CDS encoding M13 family metallopeptidase, which translates to MLHLVAPLAALLSGAAPNAAPEKVTFQHFDPKQADTAVDPCTDFYAYACNTWVKKNPIPADKGRWGTGGHLQLANQLLLRDILEGASKGGANRSPAEQKIGDHFAACMDEAGIDKKGPASLKPMMDRIAGMASVKDLGPVLAELHLATFNMLAATDSGGFTPFFIFGGGQDLDDASLVVAQLDQAGLSLPDREYYLKTDPKSVELRTAYVAHVTKMLELAGERSAQAAKDAKAVMDIETALANGALDIVKRRDPANVNHKLQLAEVKALTPSFDWDAYLKVMQMPATKHFLVAVPDALKAFEAQLKTRSLDELKAYLRWHLIHASAGMLPTAFVNEDFAFYGKTLAGAKELQPRWKRCSVYVDRDLGEALGAVFAQKAFPPASKRRMEQLVNGLKLAMADDFHGLDWMGPETKKQAEIKLNGILDKIGYPEKPRDYATVRIARDAALANAWSASGYELRRQLNKIGKPVDRQEWGMTAPTVNAYYDPQMNTINFPAGMLQPPYFDATMDDAVNFGAIGTVIGHEMTHGFDDQGAKFDAKGNLRDWWTAADTKGFQERTQCLANEYSGFTVLDGLHVNGNLTLGENTADNGGVRIAHAAWLAAQKKAGKTVTAGDEKRFFLAYGEAWCGAWSDPALRLLVQTNPHSPNQFRVNGVLRNLPEFQQVFQCKPGSAMAPEKRCRVW; encoded by the coding sequence ATGCTCCACCTCGTCGCTCCGCTCGCCGCGCTGCTCAGCGGCGCCGCTCCGAATGCCGCGCCGGAGAAGGTCACGTTCCAGCACTTCGATCCGAAGCAGGCTGACACGGCCGTCGACCCCTGCACCGACTTCTACGCGTACGCGTGCAACACCTGGGTGAAGAAGAACCCCATCCCCGCCGACAAGGGCCGCTGGGGCACCGGCGGTCACCTGCAGCTGGCCAACCAGCTCCTGTTGCGCGACATCCTCGAGGGCGCGTCGAAGGGCGGCGCCAACCGCAGCCCGGCCGAGCAGAAGATCGGCGACCACTTCGCCGCGTGCATGGACGAGGCGGGCATCGACAAGAAGGGCCCCGCGTCGCTCAAGCCGATGATGGACCGCATCGCCGGCATGGCCAGCGTGAAGGATCTCGGCCCGGTGCTCGCGGAGCTGCACCTGGCGACCTTCAACATGCTCGCGGCCACGGACTCGGGCGGCTTCACGCCGTTCTTCATCTTCGGCGGCGGCCAGGACCTCGACGACGCCTCGCTCGTGGTCGCGCAGCTCGACCAGGCTGGCCTCTCGCTGCCCGACCGCGAGTATTACTTGAAGACCGATCCCAAGTCGGTGGAGCTGCGGACGGCGTACGTCGCCCACGTCACCAAGATGCTCGAGCTGGCGGGTGAGCGGTCAGCGCAGGCCGCCAAGGACGCCAAGGCGGTGATGGACATCGAGACCGCGCTCGCCAACGGCGCCCTGGACATCGTGAAGCGCCGCGACCCCGCGAACGTGAACCACAAGCTGCAGCTCGCCGAGGTGAAGGCCCTCACGCCGAGCTTCGACTGGGACGCGTACCTGAAGGTCATGCAGATGCCGGCCACCAAGCACTTCCTGGTGGCCGTGCCCGACGCGCTCAAGGCCTTCGAGGCGCAGCTCAAGACCCGCAGCCTCGACGAGCTCAAGGCCTACCTGCGCTGGCACCTCATCCACGCCTCCGCCGGAATGCTCCCGACCGCGTTCGTGAACGAGGACTTCGCCTTCTACGGAAAGACCCTGGCCGGCGCGAAGGAGCTGCAGCCGCGGTGGAAGCGCTGCAGCGTGTACGTCGACCGCGACCTGGGCGAGGCGCTCGGCGCGGTGTTCGCGCAGAAGGCGTTCCCGCCCGCGAGCAAGCGGCGCATGGAGCAGCTGGTGAACGGCCTCAAGCTCGCCATGGCCGACGACTTCCACGGCCTCGACTGGATGGGCCCGGAGACGAAGAAGCAGGCCGAGATCAAGCTCAACGGCATCCTCGACAAGATCGGCTACCCGGAGAAGCCGCGCGACTACGCCACGGTGCGCATCGCGCGCGATGCGGCGCTGGCCAATGCCTGGAGCGCGTCTGGCTACGAGCTGCGGCGGCAGCTGAACAAGATCGGCAAGCCGGTGGATCGCCAGGAGTGGGGCATGACCGCCCCGACGGTGAACGCCTATTACGACCCGCAGATGAACACCATCAACTTCCCCGCGGGCATGCTCCAGCCGCCGTACTTCGACGCCACGATGGACGACGCGGTGAACTTCGGCGCCATCGGCACGGTCATCGGCCACGAGATGACGCACGGCTTCGACGACCAGGGCGCCAAGTTCGACGCCAAGGGCAACCTGCGCGACTGGTGGACCGCGGCCGATACCAAGGGCTTCCAGGAGCGCACCCAGTGCCTGGCCAACGAGTACTCGGGCTTCACCGTGCTCGACGGCCTGCACGTGAACGGCAACCTCACGCTCGGTGAGAACACCGCGGACAATGGCGGCGTGCGCATCGCCCACGCGGCGTGGCTCGCGGCCCAGAAGAAGGCCGGCAAGACGGTCACGGCCGGGGACGAGAAGCGCTTCTTCCTCGCGTACGGTGAGGCCTGGTGCGGCGCCTGGAGCGATCCTGCGCTGCGTCTGCTGGTGCAGACCAACCCGCACTCGCCCAACCAGTTCCGCGTGAACGGCGTGCTGCGGAACCTCCCCGAGTTCCAGCAGGTGTTCCAGTGCAAGCCGGGCTCGGCGATGGCGCCCGAGAAGCGCTGCCGGGTCTGGTAG
- a CDS encoding lysophospholipase yields MTRALLVALTVLSGCAAAGPSVIHLAPEGKSAGGANHAEFGVEGVGGLPLFAQSWRPDGAPKAALVIVHGLKDYSTRYSAFADQAVQHGYAVYAFDLRGHGKSAGDRVTIDSFDDYLGDLDKVMAMVRTREPGKPVFLFGHSMGGCIVTLYTLRQKPDLKGLILSGPALKPGDDVSKFLIASTHIVSAVAPGLPVLDLPNANFSRDPQVVADMDKDPLVSQGKGPAHTAAQLLDAMEEIDSKMEQLQAPLFDLHGTADKLTNPEGSKELVKRAASTDKTLKLYEGLYHDLLHEPERAQVMSDILAWMDAR; encoded by the coding sequence ATGACTCGCGCCCTGCTCGTCGCTCTCACCGTGCTCTCAGGTTGCGCCGCCGCGGGCCCGAGCGTGATTCACCTCGCGCCCGAGGGAAAGAGCGCGGGCGGCGCGAACCACGCGGAGTTCGGCGTGGAGGGCGTGGGCGGGCTGCCGCTCTTCGCGCAGTCGTGGCGACCGGACGGCGCGCCCAAGGCGGCGCTGGTGATCGTCCACGGGTTGAAGGACTACAGCACGCGCTACAGCGCGTTCGCCGACCAGGCGGTGCAGCACGGCTACGCGGTGTACGCGTTCGACCTGCGCGGACACGGCAAGAGCGCCGGCGATCGCGTCACCATCGACTCCTTTGATGACTATCTGGGCGACCTGGACAAGGTGATGGCGATGGTGCGCACGCGCGAGCCGGGCAAGCCCGTCTTCCTGTTTGGTCACAGCATGGGCGGCTGCATCGTGACCCTCTACACCCTGCGCCAGAAGCCCGACTTGAAGGGCCTCATCCTCAGCGGGCCCGCGCTCAAGCCCGGCGACGACGTGTCGAAGTTCCTCATCGCCTCGACGCACATCGTGTCCGCGGTGGCGCCGGGCCTGCCGGTGCTGGATCTTCCCAACGCGAACTTCTCGCGCGATCCGCAGGTCGTGGCCGACATGGACAAGGACCCGCTCGTCTCACAGGGCAAGGGCCCGGCGCACACCGCCGCGCAGCTGCTCGACGCGATGGAGGAGATCGACTCGAAGATGGAGCAGCTCCAGGCGCCGCTCTTCGACCTGCACGGCACGGCGGACAAGCTCACCAACCCCGAGGGTTCCAAGGAATTGGTGAAGCGCGCGGCGTCGACCGACAAGACGCTCAAGCTCTACGAGGGCCTGTACCACGACCTGTTGCACGAGCCGGAGCGCGCGCAGGTGATGAGCGACATCCTCGCGTGGATGGATGCGCGGTAG
- a CDS encoding SRPBCC domain-containing protein produces MKNVTALERKSERELVITRTFNGPVSMVFDAWTKPELLKKWWTPKGYGIEFLSCEIDPRTGGRYKFVFSSPQFPKPMEFFGKYLEVIPNKKLVWTNEEGIEGGEVTTVTFEEIDGKTRVVMHELFATKEALETDGTGAAEGMKVTFEQLEEMLAASA; encoded by the coding sequence ATGAAGAACGTCACCGCCCTGGAACGGAAGTCCGAGCGCGAGCTCGTCATCACGCGGACCTTCAACGGTCCGGTGAGCATGGTCTTCGACGCGTGGACCAAGCCCGAGCTGCTCAAGAAGTGGTGGACGCCGAAGGGCTACGGCATCGAATTCCTCTCCTGCGAGATCGATCCGCGCACCGGCGGCCGGTACAAGTTCGTATTCAGCAGCCCCCAGTTCCCGAAGCCGATGGAGTTCTTCGGCAAGTACCTCGAGGTCATCCCGAACAAGAAGCTCGTCTGGACCAATGAGGAAGGCATCGAGGGCGGCGAGGTCACCACCGTCACGTTCGAGGAGATCGACGGCAAGACGCGCGTGGTGATGCACGAGCTCTTCGCGACCAAGGAAGCCCTCGAGACCGACGGCACCGGCGCCGCCGAGGGCATGAAGGTGACGTTCGAGCAGCTCGAAGAGATGCTCGCGGCCAGCGCGTAA
- a CDS encoding helix-turn-helix transcriptional regulator, with the protein MVQHSDAILDASFAALSDATRRGVLAQLGRGDASITELAEKFHMTLTGMKKHVGVLEQAGLVATEKVGRVRTCKLGPRRLEEEAAWLERHRQLWAARFDALDDVIEELKRKEKVDGSKNRK; encoded by the coding sequence ATGGTTCAGCATTCAGACGCCATCCTCGACGCCTCGTTCGCCGCGCTCTCCGACGCCACCCGCCGCGGTGTTCTGGCCCAGCTCGGGCGCGGCGACGCGTCGATCACCGAGCTCGCCGAGAAGTTCCACATGACGCTCACGGGCATGAAGAAGCACGTGGGCGTGCTGGAGCAGGCCGGGCTGGTGGCGACGGAGAAGGTGGGGCGGGTGCGGACCTGCAAGCTGGGCCCGCGCCGACTCGAGGAAGAGGCGGCGTGGCTCGAGCGGCACCGCCAGCTCTGGGCCGCACGCTTCGACGCTTTGGACGACGTGATCGAAGAACTCAAACGCAAGGAGAAGGTCGATGGAAGCAAGAACCGAAAGTGA
- a CDS encoding VCBS repeat-containing protein, whose translation MKPEFGVPVPGVVGLVAALSLFAGCFQATDKIVSTPASGSTQGASSSGGTGGTTGSDCAPFVYDSLNLGLSGSHTATGDMDHDGVPDLVFSELDIPSTYRMAILHGLGDGGFTRLASDRYAGSISGMAVVDLDGDGFPDVVATNESDATSLDQQLLVFMNAGDGTLRAPVVASSTDQCAGDVVVGDFNGDGKPDVASINGSCAVVQVFLGQGDGGLVSGATAGVPMWTSGGVAGDFNGDGKLDLAVAEYQNAPGAMVLLGDGHGGFTDGGQYATGAGARAVAAADFNGDGILDLATANWIDYTVSLLLGSGNGQLVPAGTWPVGHGGEPSGIVAVDLNGDGKPDLAVTTSGYHSGSVLCTYSVLLGDGRGSFATPLEFGVDECPADLVAVDLNRDGRLDLAAANFVAYTASILFSTDCPLTPSSPTQTDGGLVGNTGTSTSGGSTGG comes from the coding sequence GTGAAGCCAGAATTCGGTGTTCCTGTCCCCGGTGTCGTGGGCCTCGTGGCCGCGCTGTCCCTCTTCGCCGGCTGCTTCCAGGCGACGGACAAGATTGTGAGCACCCCGGCATCGGGCTCGACGCAGGGCGCGTCCTCCTCGGGCGGCACGGGTGGCACCACGGGTTCAGACTGCGCGCCCTTCGTGTATGACAGCTTGAACCTGGGCTTGAGCGGCTCGCACACCGCGACCGGAGATATGGACCACGACGGTGTGCCCGACCTGGTCTTTTCCGAGTTGGACATCCCCAGCACCTATCGAATGGCAATCCTCCACGGGCTGGGCGACGGCGGCTTCACGCGGCTGGCGAGCGATCGGTACGCCGGCAGCATTTCCGGGATGGCGGTCGTCGATCTCGATGGTGATGGTTTCCCCGATGTGGTGGCGACCAATGAGTCGGACGCCACTTCGTTGGATCAACAGCTTCTGGTCTTCATGAACGCCGGGGACGGCACGCTGCGGGCGCCGGTCGTCGCTTCTTCCACGGATCAATGCGCGGGTGACGTCGTGGTGGGCGACTTCAACGGCGACGGCAAGCCCGACGTGGCGAGCATCAACGGCTCTTGCGCCGTGGTGCAGGTCTTCCTCGGACAGGGTGACGGCGGGCTGGTCTCCGGTGCCACGGCCGGCGTTCCCATGTGGACCAGCGGCGGGGTCGCCGGCGACTTCAACGGCGATGGCAAGCTCGACCTCGCGGTGGCCGAATACCAGAACGCGCCCGGCGCGATGGTTCTGCTGGGAGATGGGCACGGAGGCTTCACGGACGGTGGGCAGTACGCCACGGGGGCTGGAGCCCGTGCGGTGGCCGCCGCCGACTTCAACGGGGACGGGATCCTCGACCTCGCCACCGCCAACTGGATCGATTACACGGTGAGCCTGCTGCTGGGCAGCGGCAATGGCCAGCTTGTTCCCGCGGGCACATGGCCCGTGGGCCATGGCGGCGAGCCGTCCGGCATCGTGGCCGTCGATCTCAATGGCGACGGGAAGCCCGATCTCGCGGTCACGACGAGCGGCTACCACTCCGGAAGCGTTCTCTGCACGTACTCGGTGCTGCTCGGCGATGGCCGAGGCTCCTTCGCGACGCCGCTGGAGTTCGGGGTGGACGAGTGCCCGGCCGACCTCGTGGCCGTTGACCTCAACCGTGATGGACGGTTGGATCTCGCCGCCGCGAACTTCGTTGCGTACACCGCGTCGATCCTCTTCTCGACCGACTGCCCGCTCACGCCGTCTTCGCCCACGCAGACAGACGGGGGCCTCGTCGGGAACACCGGAACGAGCACGAGCGGCGGCTCGACTGGCGGCTAG